In a genomic window of Myxococcus guangdongensis:
- a CDS encoding GNAT family N-acetyltransferase, which translates to MSASGGAPSELALDFIQPGHALYAGELELRFRVLREPLGYTREQVTFPFEDASLHLVAHEGGRVLGCVLFHPEDTHGGRLFQMAVTPELQGQRLGARLVRTLEEELARRGFTQVHLHARQAVVPFYERLGYSTYAEAFLEVGIPHRHMRKSLGT; encoded by the coding sequence ATGAGCGCGTCCGGCGGTGCCCCATCGGAGCTCGCGCTCGACTTCATCCAACCCGGCCACGCGCTGTATGCCGGGGAGCTGGAGCTGCGCTTCCGGGTGCTGCGCGAGCCACTCGGCTACACGCGTGAGCAGGTGACGTTCCCCTTCGAGGACGCGAGCCTCCATCTGGTGGCTCACGAGGGCGGACGGGTGCTCGGCTGTGTCCTCTTCCATCCCGAGGACACGCACGGCGGACGGCTGTTCCAGATGGCCGTGACGCCCGAGTTGCAGGGACAACGGCTGGGTGCCCGACTGGTGCGGACACTGGAGGAGGAGCTCGCGCGGCGAGGCTTCACCCAGGTGCACCTGCACGCCCGTCAGGCGGTTGTCCCCTTCTACGAACGACTGGGTTATTCCACGTACGCGGAAGCGTTCCTGGAAGTCGGCATTCCGCATCGGCACATGCGGAAGTCACTCGGGACGTAG
- a CDS encoding TonB-dependent receptor domain-containing protein, whose product MVPSRSGLLVLSLLLLSSPAWADNNADEADIAFELGNDAYAKGQYTEALRSYFTSYRLVPNRNVLFNIARCFEALGKFNEAYRYYNDLLTEDLPTEDASEVSRSLDRLRPKVALVKVTTVPKGADVYVDRMDLGSRGRSPQTLALSPGRHKIMVKKDGYRPTEATVVVARGKETEQPFDLFLITGGVELTGTPEGAEVRDAPNGPVITKLPGRARLPPGQRILYVRAPGYAPGQYVVDVPADGNVPLSVSLRVQDRPSGRLVVTANRDGATVRVDGQPAGFTPTVVTLPEGEHQLEVESREVRPLRQKVTVVADQEVKIHAELRYAPPPVRAASKSLVAVDDAPASTTVLTQEELRAFGWRTLAEALSGVRGFFLTDDRTYTYLGVRGFSPPGDLNTRISILWDGHPMNDVWAGQGFASHDFNVDLLEIERIEVVRGPGSSLYGTGAFFGVINVVPRESLGQDKHLEVTGAVGALGTTRGHATAAYSSGNRSILVSAAAMTASGADTTRLIVSPTEEYLVTGLDAERAATGSMRARVGDFAFQAMLNVRSKELPTAPYNTLPGTDGNRVKDLRFFAEARYEHEFTENFSLSARGSFDLSRYDGIYVYEESAGGPREETGDADWVNAELRARVGLFENNRLTLGVEAQGQLGVRQSTNPGPLLESKTRTILSAYLLDEWKLHPRLSLSAGLRLDKYTDVDETPITPRVALIARPYDAGLTKLVAGNAFRAPTIYELHYADGITQAAPEALDPETITTFELEHGHDLTDELRLTVAGYHNRISNLVRLQEEGATSGQCGTTRCLVFGNDSGTTLAWGAEAGVHWQPGRYLLVDLSYSYVKLRNASEEVSVASPAHLVSGRLLMPIGGGDMRLATQATYQSARPTGEGGADSGEALLISFGLSGDYGPLRYFAGVHNLLDTNYRIPVSDENSIAPVPQYGRTFTLQLTGTF is encoded by the coding sequence ATGGTTCCCTCACGCTCTGGCCTGCTCGTCCTGTCGCTCCTGCTCCTGTCCTCCCCCGCGTGGGCGGACAACAACGCCGACGAGGCGGACATCGCCTTCGAGCTGGGCAATGACGCCTACGCCAAGGGGCAGTACACCGAGGCGCTGCGCTCGTACTTCACCAGCTACCGGCTGGTGCCCAACCGCAACGTGCTCTTCAACATCGCCCGCTGCTTCGAGGCGCTGGGCAAGTTCAACGAGGCGTACCGCTACTACAACGACCTGCTCACCGAGGACCTGCCCACCGAGGACGCCTCCGAGGTCTCCCGCTCGCTGGACCGGCTGCGCCCCAAGGTCGCGCTCGTGAAGGTCACCACCGTGCCCAAGGGCGCGGACGTCTACGTGGACCGCATGGACCTGGGCAGCCGGGGCCGCTCGCCGCAGACGCTCGCGCTGTCCCCGGGCCGGCACAAAATCATGGTGAAGAAGGACGGCTACCGTCCCACCGAGGCCACCGTCGTGGTGGCGCGCGGCAAGGAGACGGAGCAGCCCTTCGACCTGTTCCTCATCACCGGCGGCGTGGAGCTCACCGGCACCCCCGAGGGCGCCGAGGTGCGTGACGCCCCCAACGGCCCCGTCATCACCAAGCTGCCCGGCCGCGCCCGCCTGCCGCCCGGCCAGCGCATCCTCTACGTGCGCGCGCCCGGCTACGCCCCCGGCCAGTACGTGGTGGACGTGCCCGCCGACGGGAACGTGCCGCTGTCCGTGTCCCTGCGCGTGCAGGACCGCCCCTCGGGCCGGCTCGTCGTCACCGCCAACCGCGACGGCGCCACCGTGCGCGTGGACGGCCAGCCCGCGGGCTTCACGCCCACCGTCGTCACCCTCCCGGAGGGCGAGCACCAGCTCGAGGTGGAGAGCCGCGAGGTGCGACCGCTGCGCCAGAAGGTGACGGTGGTCGCCGACCAGGAAGTGAAGATCCACGCGGAGCTGCGGTACGCGCCCCCGCCCGTGCGCGCGGCGTCCAAGAGCCTGGTCGCCGTCGACGACGCGCCCGCCTCCACCACCGTGCTCACCCAGGAGGAGCTGCGCGCCTTCGGCTGGCGCACGCTCGCCGAGGCGCTGTCCGGCGTGCGCGGCTTCTTCCTCACCGACGACCGCACGTACACCTATCTGGGCGTGCGCGGCTTCTCGCCCCCGGGCGACCTCAACACGCGCATCAGCATCCTCTGGGACGGCCACCCGATGAACGACGTGTGGGCCGGCCAGGGCTTCGCCTCACACGACTTCAACGTGGACCTGCTCGAAATCGAGCGCATCGAGGTGGTGCGCGGCCCGGGCAGCTCGCTCTACGGCACCGGCGCCTTCTTCGGCGTCATCAACGTGGTGCCCCGCGAGTCGCTCGGACAGGACAAGCACCTGGAGGTCACCGGGGCCGTGGGCGCGCTGGGCACCACCCGCGGCCACGCCACCGCCGCGTATTCGAGCGGCAACCGCTCCATCCTGGTGAGCGCGGCCGCCATGACGGCCTCCGGCGCCGACACCACGCGGCTGATTGTCAGCCCCACCGAGGAGTACCTCGTCACCGGCCTGGACGCGGAGCGCGCCGCCACCGGCTCCATGCGCGCGCGTGTGGGCGACTTCGCCTTCCAGGCCATGCTCAACGTGCGCTCCAAGGAGCTGCCGACCGCGCCCTACAACACCCTTCCGGGGACGGATGGCAACCGCGTGAAGGACCTGCGCTTCTTCGCGGAGGCCCGCTACGAGCATGAGTTCACCGAGAACTTCAGCCTGTCCGCGCGCGGCTCGTTCGACCTGAGCCGCTATGACGGCATCTACGTGTACGAGGAGTCGGCCGGCGGCCCGCGCGAGGAGACCGGCGACGCGGACTGGGTCAACGCCGAGCTTCGCGCGCGCGTGGGGCTCTTCGAGAACAACCGGCTCACCCTCGGCGTGGAGGCCCAGGGCCAGCTGGGCGTGCGGCAGTCGACGAACCCGGGCCCCCTCCTGGAGTCCAAGACGCGCACCATCCTGTCCGCGTACCTGCTCGACGAGTGGAAGCTCCACCCGCGGCTGAGCCTGTCGGCGGGGTTGCGCCTGGACAAGTACACCGACGTGGACGAGACCCCCATCACCCCTCGCGTGGCGCTCATCGCCCGCCCCTATGACGCGGGCCTCACCAAGCTGGTGGCCGGTAACGCCTTCCGCGCGCCCACCATCTACGAGCTGCACTACGCGGACGGCATCACCCAGGCCGCGCCGGAAGCGTTGGACCCGGAGACCATCACCACCTTCGAGCTGGAGCACGGGCACGACTTGACGGACGAGCTGCGGCTCACCGTGGCCGGCTACCACAACCGCATCTCCAACCTGGTGCGGCTGCAGGAAGAAGGCGCCACCTCCGGCCAGTGCGGCACCACGCGGTGCCTCGTCTTCGGCAACGACAGCGGCACCACGCTGGCGTGGGGCGCGGAGGCCGGCGTGCACTGGCAGCCGGGCCGCTACCTGCTGGTGGACCTGAGCTACTCGTACGTGAAGCTGCGCAACGCCTCGGAAGAGGTGTCCGTCGCGTCTCCCGCGCACCTGGTCTCCGGTCGGCTGCTGATGCCCATCGGCGGCGGCGACATGCGGCTGGCCACCCAGGCCACCTACCAGAGCGCGCGTCCCACCGGTGAAGGGGGTGCTGACAGCGGCGAGGCGCTGCTCATCAGCTTCGGCCTCTCCGGTGACTACGGCCCGCTTCGCTACTTCGCCGGCGTCCACAACCTGCTCGACACGAACTACCGGATTCCGGTGTCGGACGAGAATTCCATCGCGCCGGTGCCACAGTACGGTCGCACCTTCACCCTGCAGCTCACCGGGACGTTCTGA
- a CDS encoding NAD(P)H-dependent flavin oxidoreductase — MNGTNDGRGAPSSPRAGPSGAPRDSELDDEGLSSEAEAERAPRRPIQVLEDNTLHTRLTKDLGVHYPFVSAGMAFVALPPLVIAVSEAGGIGMLGSAPEPAPFLRARIQAIRAGTQRPFGVDFILDHARAGDLTTREHIDTCITERVPVVAFHWALPPAAWVKDLRAAGIRVWVQAGSVDFAKDALALGVDGLIAQGRQAAGYNRGTTPTLKLVRELRALTGELPLLAAGGIADALSAARAMYHGADGVWVGTRMVASVEAYAHPGYKQRLVDGDARDSDFTTLFGPEWSGPRQRVLRNRVVREWAGREAKAPTQTQDTIGTTRLFPGLAGGDALYTMPRFSAFVPTPDTQGDLEEMVLPASGSSMARIESVQPAGQIVVEMMEGAHRLLANPYELEADADENDRS; from the coding sequence ATGAACGGAACGAACGACGGACGCGGCGCGCCCTCCTCCCCTCGGGCCGGCCCCTCCGGAGCTCCGAGAGACAGCGAGCTGGATGACGAGGGCCTCTCCTCCGAAGCGGAGGCCGAGCGCGCGCCTCGCCGCCCCATCCAGGTGCTGGAGGACAACACGCTGCACACGCGGCTGACGAAGGACCTGGGGGTGCACTACCCCTTCGTCAGCGCGGGCATGGCCTTCGTGGCGCTGCCGCCCCTGGTCATCGCCGTCTCGGAGGCGGGTGGCATCGGCATGTTGGGCTCGGCGCCCGAGCCCGCGCCGTTCCTGCGCGCTCGCATCCAGGCCATCCGCGCCGGCACGCAGCGGCCCTTCGGCGTGGACTTCATCCTGGACCATGCGCGGGCCGGGGACCTCACCACGCGCGAGCACATCGACACGTGCATCACCGAGCGCGTCCCCGTGGTCGCGTTCCACTGGGCCCTGCCGCCCGCCGCGTGGGTGAAGGACCTGAGGGCCGCGGGCATCCGCGTCTGGGTGCAGGCGGGCTCGGTGGACTTCGCGAAGGACGCGCTGGCGCTCGGCGTGGACGGGCTCATCGCGCAGGGGCGACAGGCGGCGGGCTACAACCGGGGCACCACGCCCACGTTGAAGCTGGTGCGGGAGCTGCGCGCGCTGACGGGGGAGCTTCCCCTGTTGGCCGCGGGAGGCATCGCGGACGCGCTGAGCGCGGCGCGCGCGATGTATCACGGCGCGGACGGCGTCTGGGTGGGCACGCGCATGGTGGCCTCCGTGGAGGCGTACGCGCACCCGGGCTACAAGCAGCGGCTGGTCGACGGGGACGCTCGCGACTCGGACTTCACCACGCTCTTCGGTCCGGAGTGGAGCGGCCCCAGGCAGCGGGTGCTGCGCAACCGCGTGGTGCGCGAGTGGGCGGGCCGGGAGGCGAAGGCGCCGACGCAGACGCAGGACACCATCGGCACGACGCGGCTGTTCCCGGGGCTCGCGGGTGGGGACGCGCTCTACACGATGCCGCGCTTCAGCGCCTTCGTGCCCACGCCGGACACGCAGGGTGACCTGGAGGAGATGGTGCTGCCCGCCAGCGGCTCCAGCATGGCGCGCATCGAGAGCGTGCAGCCCGCCGGGCAGATCGTGGTGGAGATGATGGAGGGGGCACACCGGCTGCTCGCGAACCCGTACGAGCTGGAAGCGGACGCCGACGAGAACGACCGCTCCTGA
- a CDS encoding AAA domain-containing protein — protein MSSEPRNRVLEKMLERLYAALASGPSLNCRPHHSRQRLDLATLTRLDGTAPHAVLASLLGDKATVRLAVKPPESKGRLTAPGGTRATSARLAAEARDASSAPPRAARVSTRPQDDASDELTTPVEEASAPDAIGASNALAASTRPTVDESAPALINDERASEAEGPDDRASPTRAEEEQQALLRKLAAIVEDARIFEQDTGAHVLHVGFPLLQLPPGPKDKRGFGTRRILAPIAFVPVRITLKKGRTPSVELEGAEDGVDRVAPNTALLAWLEQQTGQRFNALFADETGEDPWREVNELVALVSKALELPTPEPFTSQAPLSAVPRPDEDSASRASILPSAVLGLYPLSNQSLVDDMRALVDGEPVDGPLESFLRVDVSLDPPAHPGGGERNLEGLKRAEDERLVTIADPCQARAVRLARSRRGLVIHGPPGTGKSQTIANAIGDHLARGERVLFVCDKRTALDVVKHRLDHLGLGNLCAVVHDAQRDQRDLYMGIREQLDTLAETRTDAAVPRELSRVDTELQSLHDELTTAEHALSARPEDGSAPSFHELVGQWLGLEPPAALTPATASLTSARLADVSIRERETREVFERALKEDYPDNPWREALGVDLATYLATPLTTWRERLGATVEAARDADALASPDIPAFGAEPEAEGLARAHFAEQLAPVLETTSPESLARWASASADTVHNTKAQLEGLSPQIQVLSEGPLDTELALIHREQPQALGALSTALATLGAYLGIARKWYAFFCFARKAGARKVLQQFGLTLGAATAERVRHFLTGARARALLGEFHRATLVPSATSASLPDETLSRDLRAHAALFEVLGTLDSTPRLASCRDAVRRALTTDAATRTTLLAGLRRSAARGAAVAKLEKRLAETGLCSSEWLALRAHELRAGALFTPVATALQSRGSTVEGMLRLRSLLSGMPPELAASVESLARLGADAETGWTAVLKATLAAEVTTRLREDPTLQHVDAERTQATQARYRVLEEKKRGLVRDAILHRWTQRQRERLLAANGGRLNSQGAELRRRLMLRGERAMRVRQVIATGLDIDGGDPLFDARPVWMASPQTVAQIFPRRPIFDVVIFDESSQCRLEEALPVLTRARRVVIAGDPKQLPPTRFFESAVVQSQQDSEAETEQGLFEEQQSEVEDLLSAALNLDIDQCYLDVHYRSRDADLIAFSNEHFYDKRLQAIPAHPSHRAPHAALRLLPVGGTYEKRVNLVEARAVGQLVKELLARPEPPSIGIACFNLSQRDAITDVLDELAAEDAAFSTRLAAARTRRGAGSFEGLFVKNLENVQGDERDHLIISTTYGPDRQGRFYRRFGPLGSSGGGRRLNVLVTRARQQVHLVTSIPRDAYTALPPVEPGRQPNGGWLLFAYLQFAESISQPQRAPTPEAATRELIVHERETDAGSTFARALAHHLARRHQVSSDVHWGNDGFCVDVALHHPTSPGDVTVGLLCDGTRYPKAADRVEWDLFRTGVLEGQGWKLVRLWTPHFFRDPEGATTQVLQRVGEVLMRQPAPPTVDAPDKRALH, from the coding sequence GTGTCGTCCGAGCCTCGCAACCGCGTCCTCGAGAAGATGCTCGAGCGCCTCTACGCCGCGCTCGCCTCCGGCCCCAGCCTCAACTGCCGCCCCCACCACAGCCGCCAGCGCCTGGACCTGGCCACGCTGACCCGCCTGGACGGCACCGCGCCCCACGCCGTGCTGGCCTCGCTCCTCGGGGACAAGGCCACGGTCCGGCTCGCGGTGAAGCCTCCCGAGTCCAAGGGGCGTCTGACCGCGCCCGGCGGCACCAGGGCCACCTCGGCTCGCCTGGCCGCCGAAGCGCGCGACGCGAGCTCCGCCCCACCTCGTGCGGCGAGAGTCTCGACGCGCCCCCAGGACGACGCCAGCGACGAGCTCACCACCCCGGTGGAGGAAGCCTCGGCCCCTGATGCGATTGGAGCCAGCAACGCGCTCGCCGCATCCACCCGCCCCACAGTCGACGAGAGCGCCCCGGCGCTCATCAACGACGAGCGTGCCTCTGAGGCCGAAGGCCCCGACGACCGCGCCTCGCCCACCCGCGCCGAGGAGGAGCAACAGGCGCTCCTGCGCAAGCTCGCCGCCATCGTCGAGGACGCGCGCATCTTCGAGCAGGACACCGGCGCGCATGTCCTCCACGTCGGCTTCCCACTGCTGCAGCTTCCCCCAGGTCCCAAGGACAAGCGCGGCTTCGGCACCCGGCGCATCCTGGCCCCCATCGCCTTCGTCCCCGTGCGCATCACCCTCAAGAAGGGACGCACCCCTTCCGTGGAGCTCGAGGGCGCCGAGGACGGTGTCGACCGCGTCGCCCCCAACACCGCCCTGCTCGCCTGGCTGGAACAGCAGACGGGCCAACGCTTCAACGCGCTCTTCGCCGACGAGACGGGCGAGGACCCGTGGCGCGAGGTCAACGAGCTGGTCGCCCTCGTCTCCAAGGCCTTGGAGCTGCCCACTCCCGAGCCCTTCACGTCCCAGGCGCCCCTGTCCGCCGTGCCCCGCCCGGACGAGGACAGCGCCTCACGCGCCTCCATCCTCCCCAGCGCCGTGCTCGGCCTGTACCCGCTGTCCAACCAGAGCCTCGTGGACGACATGCGCGCGCTCGTGGACGGCGAGCCCGTCGACGGGCCCCTCGAGAGCTTCCTGCGCGTGGACGTGTCACTCGACCCACCCGCCCACCCAGGCGGCGGCGAGCGCAACCTAGAGGGACTCAAGCGCGCCGAGGACGAGCGGCTCGTCACCATCGCAGACCCCTGCCAGGCTCGCGCGGTGCGCCTCGCGCGCAGTCGCCGGGGGCTCGTCATCCACGGGCCGCCAGGCACCGGAAAATCCCAGACCATCGCCAACGCCATCGGAGACCATCTCGCCCGGGGTGAACGGGTGCTGTTCGTCTGCGACAAGCGCACCGCGCTCGACGTGGTGAAGCACCGCCTGGACCACCTGGGCCTCGGCAACCTGTGCGCCGTCGTGCACGACGCCCAGCGAGACCAACGCGACCTCTACATGGGCATCCGCGAGCAGCTCGACACGCTGGCGGAGACGCGCACCGACGCCGCCGTCCCTCGCGAGCTGTCCCGCGTGGACACGGAGCTCCAGTCGCTCCACGACGAACTCACCACCGCCGAGCACGCCCTCTCCGCACGCCCCGAGGACGGCTCCGCCCCGTCCTTCCACGAGTTGGTGGGCCAGTGGCTCGGCCTCGAGCCCCCCGCGGCGCTCACGCCCGCCACCGCGTCACTCACCTCCGCGCGCCTCGCCGACGTCTCCATTCGCGAGCGGGAGACACGTGAGGTGTTCGAGCGCGCCCTCAAGGAGGACTACCCCGACAATCCCTGGCGCGAAGCCCTGGGCGTCGACCTGGCCACCTACCTCGCCACGCCACTCACCACCTGGCGCGAACGACTCGGCGCCACCGTCGAGGCGGCCCGTGACGCGGACGCGCTCGCCTCGCCGGACATCCCGGCCTTCGGCGCGGAGCCGGAAGCCGAGGGGCTCGCTCGCGCCCACTTCGCCGAGCAGCTCGCCCCCGTGTTGGAGACCACGAGCCCCGAGTCCCTCGCTCGTTGGGCCTCGGCCTCCGCGGACACAGTGCACAACACGAAGGCCCAGCTCGAAGGTCTGTCCCCTCAAATCCAGGTGCTCTCCGAGGGCCCGCTCGACACCGAGCTCGCGCTGATTCATCGCGAGCAGCCGCAGGCCCTGGGCGCACTGTCCACCGCGCTCGCCACGTTGGGCGCGTACCTGGGCATCGCTCGCAAGTGGTACGCGTTCTTCTGCTTCGCCCGGAAGGCCGGCGCACGAAAGGTGCTCCAGCAGTTCGGCCTCACCCTGGGCGCTGCTACCGCCGAGCGCGTCCGTCACTTCCTCACCGGCGCTCGTGCACGCGCGCTCCTGGGCGAGTTCCACCGCGCCACCCTCGTCCCCTCCGCCACCTCCGCGAGCCTGCCCGACGAGACCCTCTCCCGAGATTTGCGCGCCCACGCCGCGCTCTTCGAAGTCCTCGGTACACTGGACTCGACACCCCGGCTCGCCTCGTGCCGCGACGCCGTGCGCAGGGCGCTGACGACGGACGCCGCGACGCGCACCACACTGCTGGCGGGACTGCGACGCTCCGCCGCCCGGGGCGCGGCCGTGGCGAAGCTGGAGAAGCGGCTCGCAGAGACAGGGCTGTGCTCCTCCGAGTGGCTCGCCCTCCGTGCACACGAACTGCGCGCCGGTGCCCTCTTCACCCCCGTCGCCACCGCGCTCCAGTCGCGAGGGTCCACGGTGGAAGGGATGCTGCGGCTGCGCTCACTTCTGTCAGGCATGCCCCCAGAGTTGGCGGCCTCGGTCGAGTCGCTCGCGCGCCTGGGCGCGGACGCGGAGACAGGCTGGACGGCCGTGCTCAAGGCCACGCTCGCCGCCGAGGTGACCACCCGCCTGCGCGAGGACCCCACCCTCCAGCACGTCGACGCCGAGCGCACCCAGGCCACCCAGGCGCGCTACCGCGTGCTCGAGGAGAAGAAGCGCGGCCTCGTGCGCGACGCCATCCTCCACCGGTGGACACAGCGCCAGCGTGAGCGCCTGCTCGCGGCCAACGGCGGTCGACTCAACAGCCAGGGCGCGGAGCTGCGCCGACGCCTCATGCTGCGCGGCGAGCGCGCCATGCGCGTGCGGCAGGTCATCGCCACCGGCCTGGACATCGACGGCGGAGACCCGCTCTTCGACGCCCGCCCCGTGTGGATGGCCAGCCCCCAGACGGTGGCGCAAATCTTCCCGCGCCGCCCCATCTTCGACGTCGTCATCTTCGACGAGTCCTCACAGTGCCGACTGGAGGAGGCCCTGCCCGTGCTCACGCGTGCCCGGCGCGTCGTCATCGCGGGAGACCCGAAGCAGCTGCCGCCCACGCGCTTCTTCGAGTCCGCCGTGGTGCAGAGCCAGCAGGACTCCGAAGCCGAGACAGAACAGGGCCTCTTCGAGGAGCAGCAGTCCGAGGTGGAGGACCTGCTCTCCGCCGCCCTCAACCTGGACATCGACCAGTGCTACCTCGACGTGCACTACCGCTCGCGGGACGCGGACCTCATCGCCTTCAGCAACGAGCACTTCTACGACAAGCGCCTCCAGGCCATCCCCGCCCACCCCTCGCACCGCGCGCCGCACGCCGCCCTGCGCCTGCTCCCCGTCGGCGGCACCTATGAGAAGCGCGTGAACCTCGTCGAGGCGCGCGCCGTGGGCCAGCTCGTGAAGGAGCTGCTCGCCCGACCCGAGCCCCCGTCCATCGGCATCGCCTGTTTCAATCTCTCGCAGCGCGACGCCATCACCGATGTGCTCGATGAGCTCGCCGCCGAGGACGCCGCCTTCTCCACCCGACTCGCCGCCGCGCGCACGCGTCGGGGCGCCGGCTCCTTCGAGGGCCTCTTCGTGAAGAACCTGGAGAACGTCCAGGGCGACGAGCGTGACCACCTCATCATCAGCACCACCTACGGCCCAGACCGACAGGGCCGCTTCTACCGCCGCTTCGGACCGCTCGGCAGCTCGGGCGGAGGACGACGCCTCAACGTGCTCGTCACCCGCGCGCGGCAGCAGGTGCACCTGGTCACCTCCATCCCCCGCGACGCGTACACCGCCCTGCCCCCCGTGGAGCCCGGCCGGCAACCCAACGGCGGCTGGCTGCTCTTCGCCTACCTCCAGTTCGCCGAGTCCATCTCCCAGCCCCAGCGCGCCCCCACGCCTGAGGCCGCCACCCGGGAGCTCATCGTCCACGAGCGGGAGACCGACGCAGGCTCCACGTTCGCTCGCGCGCTGGCCCACCACCTGGCCCGCCGCCACCAGGTCTCCTCCGACGTGCACTGGGGCAACGACGGCTTCTGCGTGGACGTGGCCCTGCACCACCCCACTTCGCCCGGCGACGTCACCGTGGGGCTCCTGTGCGACGGCACCCGCTACCCCAAGGCCGCGGACCGCGTGGAGTGGGACCTGTTCCGCACCGGCGTGCTCGAGGGCCAGGGCTGGAAGCTCGTGCGGCTCTGGACGCCCCACTTCTTCCGCGACCCGGAGGGCGCCACCACCCAGGTGCTCCAGCGCGTGGGTGAGGTGCTCATGCGCCAGCCCGCCCCGCCCACCGTGGACGCCCCCGACAAGCGCGCCCTGCACTGA
- a CDS encoding HIT family protein, producing MVDVNEPCLGCAITRGEHRPVGGILARAPGLVLHGVAGPSPVPGWVVISSEQHARAWYELDDATSRELGAFAARVMRAQREVLGAEHAYAFAIGDVLRHCHLHLVPRFAGTPQRLWGRAVFDAPPADHLPKEELEAAARALSAALSG from the coding sequence ATGGTGGATGTGAATGAACCGTGTCTCGGCTGTGCCATCACTCGCGGTGAGCATCGCCCTGTCGGGGGCATCCTCGCGCGGGCTCCCGGGCTCGTGCTGCATGGCGTCGCGGGCCCCAGCCCCGTGCCGGGGTGGGTGGTCATCTCCAGCGAGCAGCACGCCCGTGCCTGGTATGAGCTGGATGACGCGACTTCCCGAGAATTGGGTGCCTTCGCGGCTCGCGTCATGAGGGCCCAACGTGAGGTGCTCGGCGCCGAGCACGCCTATGCCTTCGCCATTGGCGATGTGCTCCGGCACTGCCACCTGCACCTGGTGCCTCGCTTCGCCGGCACGCCCCAGCGGCTGTGGGGACGCGCCGTGTTCGACGCCCCTCCCGCCGACCACCTGCCCAAAGAGGAGTTGGAGGCCGCCGCTCGCGCCCTGTCCGCCGCACTGTCCGGCTGA
- a CDS encoding Uma2 family endonuclease codes for MGDGPKRPATYEDLLALPEHVVGQIVDGELIVMPRPASPHAVTHTALLAELFNPFHRGRGGPGGWWLLSEPELHFRKDVLVPDLAGWRRERMPEIPDVPYFNLAPDWVCEVLSPSTASLDRAKKKRIYAREGVGHVWLVDPKARTLEVFRRDGERWVELGTYSGDERVRAEPFEALELVLGDLWLTPEVKSGAP; via the coding sequence ATGGGAGATGGACCGAAGCGGCCGGCAACGTACGAGGACCTGCTCGCACTGCCGGAGCATGTGGTCGGACAGATCGTCGACGGGGAGCTCATCGTGATGCCCCGGCCGGCGAGTCCGCATGCGGTGACGCACACGGCATTGCTGGCGGAGCTGTTCAATCCGTTCCACCGAGGGCGAGGCGGGCCCGGTGGGTGGTGGCTCCTGTCAGAGCCGGAGCTTCACTTCCGCAAGGACGTGCTGGTGCCGGACCTGGCGGGCTGGCGGCGGGAGCGGATGCCTGAAATCCCGGATGTACCGTACTTCAATCTCGCGCCCGACTGGGTCTGCGAGGTGCTCTCGCCCTCCACGGCTTCGTTGGACCGGGCGAAGAAGAAGCGCATCTACGCGCGGGAGGGCGTGGGCCACGTGTGGTTGGTGGACCCGAAGGCGCGCACGCTGGAGGTGTTCCGACGGGACGGGGAGCGGTGGGTGGAGCTCGGCACGTACTCGGGAGACGAGCGGGTGCGGGCCGAGCCCTTCGAGGCGCTGGAGCTCGTGCTGGGCGACCTGTGGCTGACTCCGGAGGTGAAGTCAGGGGCGCCCTGA